From one Rhodoferax sp. PAMC 29310 genomic stretch:
- a CDS encoding TRAP transporter large permease has product MNTLVLFSSLFLFMAIGMPVAISLGLSSLLTIFFFSQDSLASMSIKLFETSEHYTLMAIPFFVLAGNLMSTGGVAKRMVVFAIAAVGHLRGGLAIASILACMLFAAVSGSSPATVVAIGSIVIAGMVKNGYPKEFAAGVICNAGTLGILIPPSIVMVVYAAVTEVSVGRMFMAGVIPGIMLGLMLMMAVWWRAGKLKIAPPPKASAGEVFRAFRDSMWGLALLVIIMGGIYGGIFTPTEAAAVSAVYAMVIAVFVYKDLRVKDLPHVFLESAKTTVMLMFIVANALLFAHVLTTERIPQMIAEQILAVGMTPWMFLLVVNVILLIAGNFMEPTGIILILAPILFPIAVQLGIDPIHFGIIMVVNMEIGMVTPPVGLNLFVTSGVTGMSLVQVTKAALPWLSVLLIFLLIITYVPIISVGLPDLMFGKA; this is encoded by the coding sequence ATGAACACGCTTGTCCTTTTCTCCAGCCTTTTCCTATTTATGGCCATCGGCATGCCGGTGGCGATCAGTCTGGGCCTGTCCAGTCTGCTGACGATCTTCTTTTTCTCGCAAGACTCACTCGCGTCGATGTCCATCAAGCTGTTTGAAACCAGCGAGCACTACACGCTGATGGCGATTCCCTTCTTCGTGTTGGCAGGCAATCTGATGTCCACGGGTGGCGTGGCCAAGCGCATGGTGGTGTTTGCCATTGCGGCGGTGGGCCACTTGCGCGGCGGCCTGGCCATTGCGTCGATTCTGGCCTGTATGTTGTTTGCGGCGGTATCGGGCTCCAGCCCGGCCACCGTGGTCGCCATTGGCTCCATCGTGATCGCCGGCATGGTGAAAAACGGTTACCCAAAAGAGTTTGCCGCAGGTGTGATCTGTAACGCGGGAACATTGGGTATCTTGATTCCTCCCTCCATTGTGATGGTGGTGTATGCCGCTGTGACCGAGGTGTCGGTGGGTCGCATGTTCATGGCCGGTGTCATACCAGGCATCATGCTTGGCTTGATGTTGATGATGGCGGTTTGGTGGCGTGCCGGGAAACTGAAAATTGCTCCCCCGCCAAAGGCCTCTGCCGGCGAGGTGTTCCGTGCGTTTCGTGACTCCATGTGGGGTCTCGCGCTGCTGGTCATCATCATGGGCGGCATTTATGGGGGTATCTTCACTCCCACCGAAGCCGCTGCCGTATCTGCGGTGTACGCCATGGTCATTGCCGTGTTTGTCTACAAAGACCTGCGCGTAAAAGACTTGCCCCATGTGTTCCTGGAGTCGGCGAAAACCACTGTGATGCTGATGTTCATCGTGGCCAACGCCTTGCTGTTTGCCCACGTGCTGACGACCGAGCGAATTCCCCAAATGATCGCTGAGCAAATTCTGGCTGTTGGCATGACGCCTTGGATGTTCTTGCTGGTGGTGAACGTGATCTTGCTGATTGCTGGCAACTTTATGGAGCCTACAGGGATCATTTTGATCTTGGCGCCGATCTTGTTTCCGATTGCAGTTCAGCTGGGCATCGACCCGATTCACTTCGGCATCATCATGGTGGTGAACATGGAGATCGGCATGGTGACCCCGCCTGTGGGACTCAATCTGTTTGTGACCAGCGGTGTGACCGGCATGAGTCTGGTGCAAGTCACCAAGGCCGCATTGCCCTGGCTCTCGGTGTTGCTGATCTTCCTACTGATCATCACCTACGTGCCCATCATCAGCGTCGGCTTGCCTGATTTGATGTTCGGCAAGGCCTAA
- a CDS encoding sensor histidine kinase yields MQHSRQSFRWWLVGGACLGLLGSALIARQSLDEQRALFETDARIVHRLLSQRVVQHDAILATLTLLQPAAEAPGATPPEQRLPALYPHILAVQRRDRNGAWRDPALASAETTSRQTVQAALASVDFAAGRYQLVLAATPTSYALTVDLRAMVPTEEWPMPLEASPVRVSLAHDGQLFQIQAGQLPEQTTATGWSFDFHKHLAATSQPFDVVAERHLGWGQLPWWRMGAWWLLVAAALAGMAQAQFQRAERRRAEELLRLGQVARLNTLGELAAGMAHELNQPLTAVLANTQGALRLLNEDPPELETAREAMRQAAAQARRAADVVGRLRQAVERPAIGGATQSVSLNGAVQRALYLLEPESRRRGVEPVIKAAGVVTVQVDPVALEQIVHNLLMNALQALEQVSTDGRQLMVSLRAEGSGGVLEVADTGPGIALDALPRLFEPFFSTREGGLGLGLSLCETLASGMGGALAAHNAAQGGAVFTLTLPLQGARV; encoded by the coding sequence ATGCAACATTCAAGGCAAAGCTTTCGTTGGTGGCTCGTCGGAGGGGCTTGCTTGGGCCTGCTCGGGTCGGCCTTGATTGCACGCCAGTCATTGGATGAACAGCGCGCCTTGTTTGAGACCGATGCCCGCATCGTGCACCGCCTGCTCAGCCAACGCGTGGTGCAGCACGACGCCATTCTGGCCACACTGACCCTGTTGCAGCCCGCGGCCGAGGCACCGGGCGCTACGCCCCCTGAGCAACGCCTGCCCGCGCTGTACCCCCACATTCTTGCCGTGCAACGACGCGATCGCAACGGCGCATGGCGTGACCCGGCCTTGGCTTCGGCCGAAACGACCTCTCGCCAGACCGTGCAGGCCGCATTGGCTTCGGTTGACTTTGCGGCGGGTCGCTACCAACTGGTGCTGGCCGCCACGCCCACCAGTTATGCGCTGACTGTGGATCTGCGCGCCATGGTGCCCACTGAGGAGTGGCCCATGCCGCTTGAAGCCAGCCCGGTTCGCGTGTCGCTGGCGCATGACGGGCAGCTGTTTCAGATCCAGGCCGGCCAGTTGCCGGAGCAGACCACCGCGACGGGTTGGTCTTTTGATTTCCACAAACACCTAGCGGCCACCAGCCAACCCTTTGACGTGGTGGCAGAGCGCCACCTCGGATGGGGTCAACTGCCGTGGTGGCGTATGGGGGCCTGGTGGCTGCTGGTTGCCGCCGCGCTGGCGGGCATGGCGCAGGCCCAGTTCCAGCGGGCTGAGCGACGTCGGGCCGAAGAGTTGTTGCGCCTGGGGCAGGTGGCAAGGCTGAACACGTTGGGAGAGCTGGCCGCCGGCATGGCGCACGAACTTAACCAGCCACTCACCGCCGTGCTCGCCAACACCCAGGGCGCGTTGCGCCTGTTGAACGAAGACCCGCCTGAGCTGGAAACGGCCCGAGAAGCCATGCGTCAGGCCGCCGCGCAGGCGCGCCGTGCCGCCGATGTGGTGGGGCGTTTGCGCCAGGCAGTGGAGCGGCCCGCGATAGGCGGCGCGACCCAGTCCGTTAGTCTGAATGGGGCCGTGCAACGCGCCCTGTATTTGTTGGAACCTGAAAGCAGGCGCCGCGGCGTCGAGCCAGTGATCAAGGCCGCTGGGGTGGTGACGGTGCAGGTCGATCCGGTGGCGCTGGAGCAAATCGTTCACAACCTGTTGATGAACGCGCTGCAGGCGCTGGAACAGGTGAGCACCGACGGACGCCAACTGATGGTTTCTCTCCGTGCCGAAGGAAGCGGGGGTGTGCTTGAAGTGGCCGACACTGGTCCTGGTATCGCGCTGGATGCGCTGCCGCGTCTTTTCGAACCCTTCTTTTCAACCCGGGAAGGTGGGCTCGGTCTGGGCCTGAGTCTGTGCGAAACCCTGGCCAGCGGCATGGGTGGAGCATTGGCTGCGCACAACGCCGCCCAAGGTGGCGCGGTATTCACGCTGACGTTGCCGTTGCAGGGAGCGCGTGTATGA
- a CDS encoding ankyrin repeat domain-containing protein, translating to MNPPLTRYIRELLRATTLVLSVAVQWGAQAQVAPSAVEAARYTSLHAAAFRGDVVQLQRLAATGADLNATDGHGRTPLHVATFAQQRDAIRVLAKAGAALDRLENDRYDAVTIAAVAGDDATLKTLLQLGASARQTTSRYEGTALIAAAHLGHVGVVRQLIKAGAPLDHVNNLHWTALIESIVLGDGGERHQATLVALVDAGASLQLTDREGRTPLQLAQARGFTAMVKKLELGQGR from the coding sequence ATGAACCCGCCACTCACTCGCTACATCCGTGAACTGCTGCGCGCGACCACCCTGGTGCTCAGCGTGGCCGTGCAATGGGGCGCGCAGGCCCAGGTGGCCCCGAGTGCCGTGGAGGCTGCGCGCTACACCAGCTTGCATGCGGCGGCCTTTCGGGGCGACGTAGTGCAGTTGCAGCGCCTGGCGGCCACAGGTGCGGATCTGAACGCCACGGACGGTCATGGGCGCACGCCGCTGCACGTTGCCACATTTGCGCAGCAGCGCGATGCCATTCGTGTGCTGGCCAAAGCCGGGGCAGCCCTGGATCGGCTGGAAAACGACCGCTACGATGCCGTCACCATTGCCGCCGTGGCAGGTGACGACGCCACGCTCAAGACCCTGTTGCAGCTCGGCGCCAGCGCCCGGCAGACGACCAGCCGCTATGAGGGAACAGCGTTGATCGCAGCCGCCCACCTGGGGCATGTCGGTGTAGTGCGCCAGCTGATTAAAGCCGGGGCGCCGCTCGACCATGTGAACAACCTGCACTGGACGGCGCTGATTGAATCCATTGTCCTGGGAGATGGCGGGGAGCGGCACCAAGCCACCTTGGTGGCATTGGTCGATGCGGGCGCCAGCCTGCAGTTGACCGACCGCGAGGGGCGAACACCGCTGCAACTGGCACAGGCTCGGGGCTTCACGGCCATGGTGAAGAAGCTTGAGTTGGGTCAGGGGCGGTGA
- a CDS encoding wax ester/triacylglycerol synthase family O-acyltransferase: protein MKHLSGIDSAFLHLESPEMPMHIGSLNVLDLPDGYSGDFFEDTQAHIRERMHMAEVFTRKLALMPLDLSNPVWVDDEDIDLDYHIRRVTLPKPGSNRQLQQYVARLHSSLLDRSRPLWEFFVIDGLKSGQVALYSKVHHAGIDGQAGVAVAKAIFDLAPTGRHIKPPRPRARRNQYQLGTAELLGAAARNTVNQTVALVKSLPLMAGAVKTVFIPPKDVNGKRRWSMPKGFQVFAPKTSLNVAITNQRTFAGRTVPLAEVKQIAKGLGVSLNDVVMATTAGALRTYLIENNELPAKPLVAAVPVSLRQEGDSSANNQVSMVTMGLATHIRDPLERLQAISASSAKTKETMARFKSVIPTDFPLLAAPWLMSAVASLFSRSRLANVMPPLANVVISNVAGIPVQLYFAGAKVVSYYPVSIPAHSMALNVTVQSYNGRLDYGLIACRRALPDVNELADALLAEHRILLDLAAPPVLVVAEAPKVTHRPAVKRAKRVNRVAAAA, encoded by the coding sequence ATGAAACATCTAAGTGGTATTGACTCCGCATTCCTGCATTTGGAGTCGCCTGAAATGCCGATGCATATCGGCTCGCTCAACGTGTTGGATTTGCCTGACGGCTACAGCGGTGATTTCTTTGAAGACACCCAGGCCCACATTCGGGAACGCATGCACATGGCGGAGGTATTCACCCGCAAGCTCGCGCTGATGCCACTGGATCTGTCCAACCCGGTTTGGGTGGACGACGAGGACATTGACCTCGATTACCACATCCGCCGCGTCACCCTGCCCAAGCCCGGCAGCAACCGCCAGTTGCAACAGTACGTGGCACGGCTGCACTCCAGCCTGCTGGACCGCAGCCGCCCCTTGTGGGAATTTTTTGTCATTGACGGGCTCAAGAGCGGGCAAGTGGCTCTGTACAGCAAGGTGCACCATGCAGGCATTGACGGCCAGGCCGGCGTGGCGGTTGCCAAAGCCATTTTTGATCTGGCGCCGACGGGGCGCCACATCAAGCCGCCCCGGCCCCGCGCCCGCCGCAATCAGTACCAACTCGGTACCGCAGAACTGCTGGGTGCAGCCGCGCGAAACACCGTGAACCAGACGGTGGCGCTGGTGAAGTCCCTGCCCTTGATGGCCGGGGCCGTCAAGACGGTCTTCATTCCCCCCAAAGACGTCAACGGCAAACGCCGTTGGTCCATGCCCAAGGGTTTTCAAGTCTTCGCACCCAAAACCTCATTGAACGTAGCCATTACCAACCAGCGCACGTTTGCCGGACGCACCGTGCCCCTGGCCGAGGTCAAGCAGATTGCCAAAGGGCTTGGCGTGTCACTGAATGATGTGGTGATGGCCACCACGGCCGGTGCCTTGCGCACCTATTTGATAGAGAACAACGAACTGCCAGCCAAGCCATTGGTGGCCGCAGTGCCCGTGAGTCTTCGTCAGGAAGGCGACTCCTCCGCCAACAACCAGGTGAGCATGGTCACCATGGGCCTGGCGACCCACATTCGCGACCCGCTGGAGCGACTCCAGGCCATCAGCGCATCATCGGCCAAGACCAAAGAGACGATGGCGCGTTTCAAATCCGTGATTCCCACAGACTTCCCGCTGCTGGCCGCGCCGTGGTTGATGTCGGCCGTGGCGTCGCTGTTCAGCCGTTCCCGGCTCGCCAACGTCATGCCACCACTGGCCAACGTGGTGATTTCCAATGTCGCCGGCATTCCCGTCCAGCTGTACTTTGCCGGCGCCAAGGTGGTGAGCTACTACCCGGTGTCCATCCCGGCCCACAGCATGGCCTTGAACGTCACCGTGCAAAGCTACAACGGGCGCCTGGACTACGGGTTGATCGCCTGCCGCCGAGCGCTGCCGGATGTGAATGAACTGGCAGACGCCTTGCTGGCCGAGCACCGTATCCTGCTGGATTTGGCCGCGCCGCCCGTGCTAGTGGTCGCAGAGGCTCCCAAAGTGACCCACCGCCCTGCGGTCAAAAGGGCCAAGCGGGTCAATCGCGTCGCAGCAGCCGCCTGA
- a CDS encoding ABC transporter substrate-binding protein, whose translation MSRFRSPSRALASLALAGSLTLSLPAMAQLRIGQPSGFTGTISAGVIENTAGANLYFDAVNAKGGVFGQKVELVSVDDKFDPKLTVELARKLITEDRVLALFLNRGTPHAQALMPLLAEFKVPLVAPSTGAMLLHDPVNPWIFNVRATYQREASEAIEHLARVGITRTAVLTTDDTFGADGAAGTQTGFAKVKQQPVLVEKFPREKPDFSDIIPKVVAANAQAVVIIGSAGNVANAVAALRYAKSSAQVVTLSNNASEGFIKLLGANARGVIVTQVFPYERSIKIAMIREARDLAKAKGLDGVTPAMLEGFAGAKVLVEGLRRAGPQPTRQSLRDALEGMDNYNLGGISVSYNASNHTGLDFADISIINADGKFLR comes from the coding sequence ATGTCTCGCTTCCGCTCCCCATCCCGCGCCCTGGCTTCCCTGGCACTTGCTGGCTCGCTGACGCTGTCCCTGCCCGCGATGGCTCAATTGCGCATCGGGCAACCGTCCGGCTTTACGGGGACCATTTCGGCCGGCGTCATAGAGAACACGGCGGGTGCCAACCTCTACTTCGACGCTGTGAACGCCAAAGGCGGCGTTTTCGGGCAGAAGGTGGAGTTGGTTTCTGTCGATGACAAGTTTGACCCCAAGCTCACCGTCGAACTGGCACGAAAGCTTATTACCGAAGACCGTGTTCTTGCCCTGTTTTTGAACCGGGGAACACCGCACGCCCAGGCCTTGATGCCCCTGTTAGCCGAGTTCAAAGTGCCACTGGTTGCGCCCAGCACAGGCGCCATGCTGCTGCACGATCCGGTCAATCCCTGGATTTTTAATGTGCGGGCCACCTACCAACGGGAGGCGTCCGAAGCCATTGAGCACCTCGCGCGAGTTGGTATCACCCGCACCGCCGTGCTGACCACCGACGACACCTTCGGCGCCGACGGCGCGGCCGGCACACAAACCGGCTTTGCAAAGGTGAAGCAGCAGCCGGTGCTGGTCGAGAAATTTCCACGCGAAAAACCTGACTTCAGCGACATTATTCCCAAGGTCGTGGCGGCCAATGCCCAGGCGGTCGTCATCATTGGCTCGGCTGGCAATGTGGCCAATGCGGTTGCCGCCCTTCGCTACGCGAAGTCCAGCGCTCAAGTGGTGACCCTGTCCAACAACGCCTCAGAGGGCTTCATCAAGCTATTGGGAGCCAACGCACGCGGCGTGATCGTGACCCAGGTCTTCCCCTACGAGCGCTCCATCAAAATCGCCATGATCCGGGAAGCCCGGGACCTGGCCAAAGCCAAAGGCCTGGATGGCGTGACCCCAGCCATGCTGGAAGGGTTTGCCGGCGCCAAAGTCTTGGTCGAAGGTCTGCGCCGTGCCGGCCCGCAACCCACCCGGCAAAGTTTGCGTGACGCGCTAGAAGGCATGGACAACTACAACCTGGGCGGAATCTCCGTCAGTTACAACGCCAGCAACCACACTGGACTCGACTTTGCCGACATCTCCATCATCAACGCCGACGGGAAGTTTCTTCGCTAG
- a CDS encoding heme-binding protein, producing the protein MNTTFKICLLTFSVASSLVAPLAQAQSVRTEKNMSLALANQIASATVASCSASGYNVTATVVDRSGEVRAMMRADQAGSHTLEASRLKAYTSASAKNSTLAMMEMAQKNAGAANLVHIPGFLLLGGGVPVKVGNEVIGAVGVGGAPGGHLDEKCAMVALEQVADQLK; encoded by the coding sequence ATGAACACCACTTTCAAAATTTGCCTGTTGACCTTTTCTGTTGCGTCGTCCCTGGTCGCTCCTTTGGCACAGGCCCAGTCGGTGCGCACCGAAAAGAACATGTCCTTGGCACTGGCCAACCAGATCGCCAGTGCCACCGTGGCCTCTTGCAGCGCCAGCGGCTACAACGTTACCGCTACAGTGGTCGACCGCAGCGGCGAAGTGCGCGCCATGATGCGTGCTGACCAAGCCGGTTCGCACACCCTGGAAGCCAGTCGCTTGAAAGCCTACACCTCGGCGTCGGCCAAGAACAGCACCTTGGCCATGATGGAGATGGCGCAGAAGAATGCGGGCGCTGCCAACCTGGTCCACATTCCCGGTTTCCTGCTGCTTGGCGGTGGCGTGCCAGTGAAGGTGGGCAATGAGGTGATTGGCGCAGTGGGTGTGGGTGGTGCCCCTGGCGGCCACCTGGACGAAAAATGCGCCATGGTCGCACTCGAGCAGGTGGCGGACCAGTTGAAGTGA
- a CDS encoding triacylglycerol lipase: MLPASLPLLMEAPRGDGHPVLLLPGFMAGESTLIALKLFLRKKGYDVHTWGLGRNVGFRGKHANALPQKIRYLHHITGRKVSLVGWSLGGVFSFYGAESAMECVRSIVTLGSPVSVDHGDSRSPPALKAIYRLVSHRLGTAAHIMKPRAKAMRERQRLPIPTSCLYSLSDGVVPPQEATIDGDAALHENIQVAGSHIGLGFNGIVLAIVADRLAQPEGDWQPFQPKGMLARVLQLTSCPAPDEAPSLAN; this comes from the coding sequence ATGCTGCCCGCCTCACTCCCCCTGCTGATGGAGGCACCCCGCGGCGACGGACATCCGGTGCTGTTGCTACCGGGCTTTATGGCCGGCGAGTCCACGCTTATCGCCCTCAAGCTATTTTTACGGAAAAAGGGCTATGACGTGCACACCTGGGGGCTGGGGCGCAACGTCGGTTTTCGGGGCAAACACGCGAACGCGTTGCCTCAAAAGATTCGCTACCTGCATCACATCACGGGTCGCAAGGTGAGCCTGGTGGGCTGGAGTTTGGGCGGGGTCTTTTCGTTCTATGGCGCCGAAAGCGCGATGGAATGCGTACGTTCGATCGTCACATTGGGTAGCCCCGTCAGCGTCGATCACGGAGACAGCCGCTCACCCCCTGCGCTGAAAGCAATTTATCGCCTGGTGTCGCATCGCCTGGGCACCGCGGCGCACATCATGAAGCCGCGCGCCAAGGCGATGCGCGAGCGCCAGCGACTGCCGATTCCCACCAGTTGCCTGTACTCCTTGAGCGATGGCGTGGTGCCTCCTCAGGAGGCCACAATTGATGGTGACGCCGCCCTGCATGAAAACATCCAGGTGGCGGGAAGCCATATCGGACTGGGTTTCAATGGCATCGTTTTGGCCATTGTGGCTGACCGTCTGGCGCAGCCAGAAGGCGATTGGCAACCGTTTCAGCCCAAGGGCATGCTCGCGCGGGTGCTGCAATTGACCAGTTGCCCTGCGCCCGACGAGGCGCCCAGTCTCGCGAATTGA
- a CDS encoding cob(I)yrinic acid a,c-diamide adenosyltransferase, whose protein sequence is MGQRLTQIATRTGDNGTTGLGDNTRLSKNSLRVHAMGDVDELNSNLGVLLCEDVPEGVRTLLVEIQHQLFNLGGELSIPGFELLKAEAVLALDDALAEHNEALPRLQEFILPAGTRAASLAHVCRTVARRAERAVVALEGQDTLKDTPRQYLNRLSDLMFVLARVLNRHRTDGSVGDDVYWKSERLKASEGK, encoded by the coding sequence ATGGGACAACGACTAACGCAAATCGCCACCCGCACCGGGGATAACGGCACCACCGGTCTGGGCGACAACACCCGCCTGTCCAAAAACAGCCTGCGAGTGCATGCCATGGGTGACGTGGATGAGCTCAACTCCAACCTCGGCGTGCTGCTGTGTGAAGACGTGCCCGAGGGTGTTCGCACCCTGCTGGTCGAGATTCAGCACCAGTTGTTCAACCTGGGTGGTGAGCTGTCCATTCCAGGCTTTGAGCTGCTCAAGGCCGAGGCCGTGTTGGCTCTGGACGACGCGCTGGCCGAGCACAACGAGGCGCTGCCGCGCCTGCAAGAGTTCATTCTGCCCGCCGGCACCCGCGCCGCCTCGCTGGCCCATGTGTGCCGCACCGTGGCCCGCCGGGCCGAGCGCGCCGTGGTGGCGTTGGAGGGGCAAGACACCCTGAAAGACACCCCGCGCCAGTACCTGAACCGCCTGTCGGACCTGATGTTTGTGCTGGCGCGGGTGCTGAATCGCCACCGCACGGACGGCTCCGTGGGTGACGATGTGTACTGGAAAAGTGAGCGTTTGAAGGCCTCTGAAGGGAAGTAG
- a CDS encoding MFS transporter, giving the protein MPNPAPQSTALSQIPKGVWVLGFVSLLMDISSEMIHSLLPLFMVTVLGTSAFTVGLIEGLAESTALIVKVFSGTLSDYLGRRKGLAVFGYALGALTKPLFAIAPGVGLVVTARFLDRVGKGIRGAPRDALVADLTPPEIRGAAFGLRQSLDTVGAFTGPLLAVGLMLLWSNDFRAVFWVAVVPGLMAVALLLFGVKEPERPASTVRTNPIKRDNLRRLGAPYWTVVIIGAVFALARFSEAFLVLRAQQSGVALALVPLVMVAMNLVYSASAYPFGKLSDRMSHTTLLAWGLVVLVAADLVLAYNSHWTTMLAGVALWGIHMGMTQGLLATMVADTAPADLRGTAYGFFNLVSGVAMLVASGLAGWLWDSYGAAMTFQAGAVFATLALLGLGLGIRSRKGPEPTGR; this is encoded by the coding sequence ATGCCAAACCCCGCACCCCAGTCCACCGCCCTGAGTCAGATCCCCAAGGGCGTGTGGGTGCTGGGCTTTGTCAGTCTGCTCATGGACATCTCCTCCGAGATGATTCACAGCCTGCTGCCCCTGTTCATGGTGACCGTGCTGGGCACCAGCGCATTCACGGTTGGCCTGATCGAAGGCCTGGCCGAATCCACTGCCCTGATCGTGAAAGTGTTTTCCGGCACCTTGAGCGACTACCTGGGGCGGCGCAAAGGCTTGGCGGTGTTTGGCTACGCGCTGGGCGCCCTGACCAAGCCGCTGTTTGCCATTGCCCCCGGTGTGGGCCTGGTGGTAACGGCGCGCTTTTTGGACCGGGTGGGCAAAGGGATTCGCGGCGCGCCGCGTGACGCCCTGGTGGCAGACCTGACGCCGCCAGAGATACGCGGGGCAGCCTTTGGGCTGCGCCAGTCACTGGACACGGTCGGCGCCTTCACCGGCCCGCTGCTGGCGGTGGGGCTGATGCTGCTTTGGTCCAACGACTTTCGGGCCGTGTTTTGGGTCGCCGTGGTGCCCGGGCTGATGGCTGTGGCCTTGCTACTTTTTGGCGTGAAAGAACCCGAGCGTCCGGCCAGCACCGTTCGCACCAACCCCATCAAAAGAGACAACCTGCGTCGTCTGGGCGCGCCATATTGGACCGTGGTCATCATCGGCGCCGTATTTGCACTGGCCCGGTTCAGTGAGGCATTTTTGGTGCTGCGCGCCCAGCAAAGCGGCGTGGCGCTGGCCTTGGTGCCGCTGGTGATGGTGGCCATGAACTTGGTCTACTCCGCCTCGGCCTACCCCTTTGGCAAGCTGTCAGACCGCATGAGCCACACGACCTTGCTGGCCTGGGGACTGGTGGTGCTGGTCGCGGCCGACCTGGTTCTGGCCTACAACAGCCACTGGACCACGATGCTGGCCGGGGTCGCCTTGTGGGGCATTCACATGGGCATGACCCAAGGCCTGCTGGCCACCATGGTGGCCGACACCGCCCCAGCCGACCTGCGGGGCACCGCCTACGGCTTCTTCAACTTGGTGAGTGGCGTAGCCATGCTGGTAGCCAGCGGCCTGGCCGGCTGGCTCTGGGACAGCTACGGCGCCGCCATGACCTTTCAGGCTGGCGCGGTGTTTGCCACACTGGCGCTGCTGGGGCTGGGGCTGGGGATACGATCCCGCAAGGGACCGGAGCCAACGGGGCGTTGA
- a CDS encoding FAD-binding oxidoreductase, with protein sequence MNAPLSPAHLAPTIQTRDLPEALLDALKTRFGVRFSTALAVREQHGRDESAFTTVPPPAAVVFAESTQDVADTLTLANQYSVPVIPFGIGSSLEGHLLAVQGGISLDVGRMNAVLSINAEDLTVTVQPGVTRKQLNEAVKSTGLFFPIDPGADATLGGMTATRASGTNAVRYGTMRENVLALEVVTASGEVIRTGTRAKKSSAGYDLTRLMVGSEGTLGVITEVTVKLYPLPEAISAAICSFPSIEAAVRTTISIIQMGIPIARVELLDANTVRMVNTHSKLGLREEPLLLMEFHGSPTGVQEQALLVQDIAADNGVATDQGAFEWATTPEERTRLWTARHNAYFAAIQSKPGCRAISTDTCVPISRLADCLLDSVAEADATGIPYFLVGHVGDGNFHFGYLIDPNLPEERETAERLNHALVTRALSMEGTCSGEHGIGLHKMDFLVSEAGAGAVAMMRTIKQALDPKNILNPGKIFTL encoded by the coding sequence ATGAACGCCCCTCTTTCCCCCGCCCATTTGGCCCCCACCATCCAGACCCGAGACCTGCCCGAGGCCTTGCTGGATGCGCTCAAAACCCGCTTTGGCGTCCGCTTCTCCACGGCACTAGCGGTGCGCGAGCAGCACGGGCGCGACGAATCCGCCTTCACCACCGTGCCGCCGCCCGCTGCCGTGGTGTTTGCAGAGAGCACGCAAGACGTGGCCGACACCCTGACGTTGGCCAACCAGTACAGCGTGCCGGTGATTCCGTTTGGCATTGGCTCCTCTCTGGAAGGCCACCTGCTGGCCGTGCAAGGCGGCATCAGCCTGGACGTGGGCCGCATGAACGCGGTACTGTCCATCAACGCAGAAGACCTCACCGTGACCGTGCAGCCGGGTGTGACCCGCAAGCAGCTCAACGAGGCGGTCAAGTCCACCGGCTTGTTCTTTCCCATTGACCCCGGCGCTGACGCCACCCTGGGCGGCATGACCGCCACCCGCGCCAGCGGCACCAACGCCGTGCGCTACGGCACCATGCGTGAAAACGTGCTGGCCCTGGAAGTCGTAACGGCCAGCGGCGAGGTGATTCGCACCGGCACCCGCGCCAAGAAAAGCAGCGCGGGTTACGACCTGACCCGCCTGATGGTGGGTTCGGAAGGCACACTGGGTGTGATCACCGAAGTCACCGTCAAGCTCTACCCGCTGCCCGAGGCGATCTCAGCAGCCATCTGCTCGTTTCCAAGCATTGAGGCAGCGGTGCGCACCACCATTTCAATCATCCAGATGGGCATTCCGATTGCCCGCGTGGAGCTGCTGGACGCCAACACTGTGCGCATGGTCAACACCCATTCAAAGCTCGGCCTGCGCGAAGAACCCCTGCTGCTGATGGAGTTTCACGGCTCACCCACCGGCGTGCAAGAGCAGGCGCTGCTGGTGCAAGACATTGCCGCCGACAACGGCGTGGCCACCGACCAGGGCGCCTTTGAGTGGGCCACCACCCCTGAAGAGCGCACCCGCCTGTGGACGGCCCGGCACAACGCCTACTTTGCCGCCATCCAGTCCAAACCCGGTTGCCGCGCCATTTCCACCGACACCTGCGTGCCGATATCCCGGCTGGCCGATTGCCTGCTGGACTCGGTGGCCGAGGCGGACGCCACCGGCATTCCCTACTTTTTGGTCGGCCACGTGGGCGACGGCAACTTCCACTTTGGCTACCTGATCGACCCCAACCTGCCCGAAGAGCGCGAAACCGCCGAGCGCCTGAATCACGCGCTGGTCACCCGTGCCTTGAGCATGGAAGGCACCTGCAGCGGCGAACACGGCATTGGCCTGCACAAGATGGATTTTCTGGTGAGCGAGGCCGGCGCCGGCGCCGTGGCCATGATGCGCACGATCAAACAGGCACTGGACCCGAAAAACATCCTGAACCCAGGCAAAATCTTCACGCTATAA